Proteins from a single region of Gossypium arboreum isolate Shixiya-1 chromosome 1, ASM2569848v2, whole genome shotgun sequence:
- the LOC108482233 gene encoding bax inhibitor 1-like, with protein MDSFSSFFDSQSRTHWSYSTFKNFSQISPLVQSHLKRVYLTLCCALVASAFGAYLHILWNIGGYLTTFACFGTMIWLLSIPTYQEQKRVSLLMASAVFQGASIGPLIDLAIKIDPSVLVAAFVGTALAFACFSGAAMLARRREYLYLSGLLSSGVSILMWLHFASSVFGGSTTLFMFEIYFGLLVFVGYMVVDTQDIIEKAHLGDLDYVKQALTLFTDFVAVFVRILIIMLKNSAEKNEKKKKRRND; from the exons atggattCTTTCTCTTCGTTCTTCGATTCTCAATCGAGAACCCATTGGAGTTACTCTACTTTCAAGAATTTCAGCCAGATCTCTCCGCTCGTTCAATCTCATCTCAAAAGG GTTTACTTGACGCTATGCTGTGCGTTGGTTGCCTCAGCTTTTGGGGCTTATCTTCATATCCTTTGGAACATTGGGGGTTATCTCACAACATTTGCTTGCTTCGGAACCATGATTTGGCTCCTCTCTATCCCTACTTATCAAGAA CAAAAGAGGGTTTCTCTTCTTATGGCATCAGCTGTATTCCAAGGGGCTTCGATCGGTCCTCTGATTGATTTGGCCATCAAGATTGACCCAAG TGTTTTGGTAGCTGCATTTGTGGGGACAGCATTGGCCTTTGCATGTTTTTCAGGAGCTGCAATGTTAGCAAGGCGAAGAGAGTACCTTTACCTCAGTGGCTTGCTTTCATCTGGTGTGTCCATTCTTATGTGGTTGCATTTTGCTTCCTCTGTTTTCGGTGGCTCCACCACCCTCTTTATGTTCGAG ATCTACTTTGGGCTCTTGGTGTTTGTTGGCTACATGGTAGTGGACACACAGGACATAATTGAGAAAGCACATTTGGGTGACCTGGATTATGTGAAGCAAGCCCTCACCCTTTTCACTGATTTTGTTGCTGTATTTGTTCGCATCCTGATAATCATG TTGAAAAATTCAGCTGAGAAGAacgagaagaagaaaaagagaaggaaTGATTGA
- the LOC108482235 gene encoding vesicle-associated protein 2-1-like — MTAGGDVNQLISIQPNDLKFIIELDKQNFCDLQVTNNTEHHVAFKVKTTSPKKYFVRPNTGIVLPHDSCVIRVTLQPRREYPHDMQCKDKFLLQSTIVPRNTNMDDLPADTFNKDGTKEIQECKLKVIYETNSDDGGFKSFTSQSPDSTRALQHLKDERDAAVRQTVQLQQELDFLKRQRKRSNGSSFSFVFASLVGLIGITVGFLLNLSLASPSTA; from the exons ATGACTGCTGGTGGTGATGTTAATCAGTTGATCTCTATTCAACCCAATGATCTCAAGTTCATTA TTGAGCTCGACAAACAGAATTTTTGTGATCTTCAAGTTACCAACAACACAGAACATCACGTGGCGTTTAAG GTTAAAACGACTTCGCCTAAGAAGTACTTTGTTCGACCGAACACCGGTATCGTATTGCCTCATGACTCGTGTGTTATTAGAG TCACTCTCCAACCAAGACGGGAGTATCCTCACGATATGCAATGCAAGGACAAATTTTTGCTACAAAGTACTATCGTGCCTAGAAACACCAACATGGATGATCTACCGGCAGATACT TTCAATAAGGACGGTACTAAGGAGATACAAGAGTGCAAGCTTAAAGTTATCTATGAAACGAATTCGGACGACGGTGGATTTAAGAGCTTCACATCACAAAGCCCTGATTCGACCAGG GCCTTACAACACCTTAAGGACGAAAGAGACGCAGCGGTTCGCCAAACGGTGCAACTGCAACAAGAGCTG GATTTTCTGAAGAGGCAAAGAAAACGTAGCAATGGCTCCAGTTTCTCTTTTGTGTTCGCGTCATTAGTGGGATTGATCGGGATAACGGTCGGTTTTCTGTTGAATCTTTCGTTGGCTTCGCCATCGACGGCATGA